The Sulfurihydrogenibium azorense Az-Fu1 genome contains the following window.
AGCCCTAACAACAGACACATCAGCCCTTACAGCAATAGGAAACGATTACGGATTTGATAAAATTTTTTCAAGACAAGTTGAAGCCCTTGGAGAAAAAGGAGATATACTCATAGGAATATCTACAAGTGGCAACTCTCAAAACGTTATTCAAGCAGTAGAAGTAGCAAAACAGATAGGAATATTTACTGTAGGATTCTTAGGAAAAGACGGAGGAAAACTTAAAAACTTAGTAGATAAAGCCTTTATAGTAAGGTCAGATAACACCGCAAGAATCCAAGAAGTCCATTTAACTTTGGAACATTCAATTTGTAAAGTTATAGATATGTACCTTACTGGAGAAATAAAGGAAGATGAGTGATGAAAAAAATTTAGACGTTCATCCTTTAGTAGATGTATCAGACAAGAAAGTAAAAAGAATATCTCCGATAAAAATAGCAGTTGTAAGTGTAATAGTATCATACATCGCTATTGGATACCTTTTTTATGA
Protein-coding sequences here:
- the gmhA gene encoding D-sedoheptulose 7-phosphate isomerase; this encodes MIENEIIQLFEESANLKKDFVYEYAEDIVNLGILIARRLKLGKKVLICGNGGSAADSQHFAAEIVGRFEKERKGYPAIALTTDTSALTAIGNDYGFDKIFSRQVEALGEKGDILIGISTSGNSQNVIQAVEVAKQIGIFTVGFLGKDGGKLKNLVDKAFIVRSDNTARIQEVHLTLEHSICKVIDMYLTGEIKEDE